The DNA sequence TATGGAGATATCTTTTGCCCAGAACGGAACCAGCCCCCACCTTACCAGGCTAAGCCGGCGCCTGAGCGTTTCCGGGCCTCGCCTGATGATTGCAACCTGCTGCGTGGGTGCGATGTTGTACCGAGGTCCCAGGTCAGGCTCTTCTTCAAGCCCGAAAAGTTTTGCCAGGCTCTTCCCCGGCGTCATCAATACGAATCGTCCGCACATGAATCCGTCCTCCGAATTTATCGATTATAGGACCCGCGGCGGCCGTTGAAAAGCAAATGCAAGGGTATCATGACCCCGCAAAGCGCGAACCGCGGAGAATTCGTTTCACGCTGTCCGGGGCGATGTGGTAAGTTGACATGACCAAGCCTTGATTCTGTGTCGGGACCAACACTCCGCAGACCCTTGAGGCGCCGGCTTTGATTATTCAAGGTCTTGTGGCATACAATGCCGTGTGATTTTTCGGGGCCAGGGGAGCAATCCCGCGACCGATCTTCCACTTAAATAAGCTCGACCCTGCAAGCGGCATCATAGTTCCCGTTTTGCGGCTTGCTTGACGAAATTTCAAATCTCTTAGGGGGTATTTCATGCCGACTTCCGAAACCTTAAGCGGCAAAATGATCCTTGTCGTAGATGACGAACAAGATGTGTTGGACATCATAAGCGAGGAACTTGCAGATGTTCCCGATCTGATGCTTCACACGGTCACGACTTATGAAAAGGGAATGGAGCATCTCGTTTCCTACACATATGATTTGGTAGTCCTCGACATCATGGGCGTAAGGGGATTCGACCTGCTCAAAATTGCCACGACTTCGGGTTTTCCGGTTGTGATGCTCACCGCGCACGCCCTGAGCCCCGACACGATGAAACAATCCATTGAGCTTGGGGCTCGAGCCTACCTGCCCAAGAACAAGCTCGGGTCATTGATCCCGTTTCTCGAGGATGTTTTGAAGCTGAACTATCAGTCCGTGTGGAGGAAGGCACTTGACGAGGTGATTACTGTTTTCGACAAACGCTTCGGATCTGACTGGCGCAGGTCGGAACAAGAGTTCTGGGACGAATTTGAAAAGAAGCTATCCGTGGATGAAGGGGCCATAATAAAATAGTTTTGGCTTACCTTTACCGCGGCCCGCTATCACCATGACGCGCGCTGTTGGGATTCCCGTGTGAAGAAAGGGTCTCTGTCCGGCTGCGGGTAAAAATGACAGACCCCCGAAAGAGGCGTTTGCATACAAAATTCATGCAGCCCGGATCGAGCTTAGCGTGAGCGACGAACGTGCAATGAAGCCGTTTGCTAATTCCGCTCCATTTCTTCTTCTGACAATGTCTGGAAGGAGTCCGGGTGTCTCAGGTTGAATTCGCTCACATGCTGACAGTACTGGGGATCGAAGCCCTCTCTTCTGATTTGCTGGATCAGTCTTCCAAACTCGGCGGTTTCTTTCACGACCGTTGACGTGGCTCTGCGGGCCAAGGGGTAGTCGGAGACTATTCGAGCGCCCCTATGGTTGGGAGCGACGTGCCTGCCGTCTCGGTAATATTGTGAAAGCACTATGATTCGCGTTCCCAGAAACACGGCTTCTTCCAAATCATGGGTGACAAAGAATACCGTCATCTCGAACTCTTCCCAAAGTTCCAGGAGAAAGAGCTGCATCTGCTCTCTGGTTCCCGGGTCCAGCGCGCCGAACGGCTCGTCCATCAGGAGAATGTGTGGCTTCATGATCAAGGACTGGGCTATGGCCGCACGCTGCTGCATACCCCCCGACAATTCGTGAGGAAATTTCGCCCAGTGTTCCGAAAGCTTGACTTTTTCGAGGAAGTACATTGCTTCCTCACGAAACCCGTTGCGTCGGAGAAGTCCGGCAAGAAACCCCGCACTCAGTGTCTTGCCCAGCATTACATTTTCCAGAACCGTCAGGTGCGGGAACAGCGAGTATTTTTGGTAGACTATCCCGCGCTCCGGTCCTGGAAATCCTACGGGCTCACCGTTGATGAGCACTTCCCCCTTCGATGACAGCTCTTCTCCAAGGATTATCCGGAGAAGGGTCGTCTTTCCGCAGCCGCTGGGACCGACGATCGTGCACAGTTCCCCCGCGGTGACGCAAAGGTCCACATTGTCGAGAATAGCCTTGTCTCCGTACGACTTGTACAGATCGCTGATGACAAGGATCTTTCCATTTCCGGGTTTTACGGGCATGCTCCGGTACTTCATTGGGAAGCGACGAACCAACGATACTTCCAGCTTACGACCAACCTCAGTAACGCGTCCATACAGAATCCCAGGAACGTTATCCACAAGACATAAGGGATGATCACGTCCATGGCGAGATAGCGCCTCATCAAAAATATCCGGTATCCCAGGCCATCGGTTGACGCTATAGCCTCCGAAGCGATCAGGAACAACCAAGCAGCCCCAAGACTGAGTCGCACTGCAATGAGCAGTCTGGGCATGATTTGCGGTAGCAGTACCGTGTACAGCACTTGCATCTGGGACGCGCCCAGCGTCAATGCCTTGACGATCTGTTCTTTCGGGATCTGCTCCGTCTCTTGCTGCACGTCACGGGTGATTACGAACACCGATCCCAGAAAGATCAGCATGACTTTGCCTAGTTCGCCTACCCCGAAGACGACGAACAAAATGGGCAGAACGGCCAGCGGAGGCACGATGGAGAGAAATCTTATGACAGGCATAAGGGTCGCGCTGATCCCTGGGAATGCACCGCTGTCCATTCCCAAGATCAGTCCCACCACTGACGCCAATCCCAGTCCTATGACGATGCGCCGCACGCTGGCCAGGGTATCGGTGAGCATGAGAAACCGGCCGGTGCGCGTATCCCGAGTGAAGGCCATGGTGTGAACGGCCTCGACCATTTTGGATGCGGACGGGGTGAGCTTGTCGTCGGGGTTGCTGTCCAACCGCACATGGGAGGCCATGAAGTATCCCCCCACGAGAATTGCAAAGGGGATCAACCCTAGAACCAGCTTCATAAATCGCGATGGCCGCGCATGAAGGCCCCAGAATCTCGGAATTCTTCTCACAGGACGGCTCCCGTTGCCCCATTACTTTTCAGTGAGAGCGGCCGGCTTTGGCTTGTCCGGCATGCTTTCAACGTGGGCCGGTGGACCTTCTTCTCTCACAGTAAGGGCTCCTCACGCGGTTTGCTGCCATTCCGCTTCAAAGCTTGCCTTCCGCTGCCATTTGCATGTATGACGCGTCGAAGTGCAATTTCACATTCTTTCTCTCGCCCATCGTGGACCCATCCGGAAACTGTATCCCAATGGCGTCCTTGGAAGCGGCCCCTTGCCCGTACAAGCCATGATCAAAGCAGAAGCTTCGCACGTATTCCATAGTTTTCTTAAGGTCTTCGCTCCTGGCGAACTGTGCTGCTTGACCAGGCTCATAGAACATCCTCGTGGTACGCAATTGAGCCCGGAATTCCGCTTCCGTGCCCCCTGCAAATTTGGCCATTGATTGAATGGCCTCCTTACCCTCTTTGCCGGGGTTGGCCATGAATAACATGGTCTCGTACCAGGCGCCGACCAACGCTTTCTTCAGCTTGTCGGACGTGTCGGTTCGCACAACCATTAGATCTATGATCTCGCCCGGAATCTGGCTCGAATCGAAGAGAAGCTTGGCCCCTTTCACGTTCCGACATTGCATAAGCGGCGGGTTCCAGGTAACCGCCGCACCGTTGGGGTCTGAAGCAAAAACAGCGGCTATGTCCGAATCGGATGTGTTGACCAGTTTCATTTCGCGCTCATTCATGTTGTTCATGCTCAAAGCGCGAGCTAACAGGTAATGTGACACCGAGAGTTCCACCAGTTTCACTTCTCGACCCTTAAGGTCACCGACGGTCGAGCCGTTCTTCATGACGATGCCGTCATTGCCATTGGAGAAATCGCCGATGATCAGCGCAGTTGAATTAACCCCACCCACTGCCGGGATCGTCAGCACGTCCATATTTGTCATCGCGCACGCGTCAAACTTGCCGGCCGTGTAAAGGTTTATGGACTCCATGTAGTCATTTATGAGAACCAACTCGATTTTGATGTCGTACTTGTCCGCCCATTTTTTGAGGATTCCCTTGTCACTGGCAAGCTGCCAAGGCTCCCAGCCGGTGTAATGTGACCAAGCAACCCGGAACGTGGGTGCGGCAGCAACCATGCCGGTACTACAGCACATGAGGGTCACAAGGACCAGGCCGACGATAACACTACGTTTCATTGAATTAACCCCCTTGAAGAACCTTGCGATGCGGCAACCGGCCACTCACCGGAAGTGGCGGCAGAATTTGATGGGTTTCCGGACAACGGTCGAGCCGAGTCCGCTACGATCCTCGAACTCGCCCTTCTTCGTGACGTCCTGCAAGCGCTACCGCTCTCGGTCGGACGAGAGATCACACCATGGTTTCCTTTTCTTGCGTGCTCAGACTTCTCGCCAGCTCATTCAGACGCTCCACAGATGACTCCGGATTTACCATGGCAAATCGATCATCTGTCTTGTCTCCGCTCACTATCACTGCGGTCATCTCGTCAATCCCGGTGATAGCTTCCTCGTTGCGGCTCAGAAGTGCGTCGGCTTTTCCTAGATGTGCATCTCGGAGCTGCAACCGTTTCTTCAAGGTCTCTGCTTCGCGCTTGTCGGCGTCGGTGGGCCTTTCGATTGCGGCGAGAGCCTCGAGGCGGTGGCTGATGTCGTCGAAGTCTATGGTTGCCGCTCCTTTCAGCGCTGCCGACACGCTCCTCAGGTTGTCCAGGACATT is a window from the Desulfomonile tiedjei genome containing:
- a CDS encoding response regulator, with protein sequence MPTSETLSGKMILVVDDEQDVLDIISEELADVPDLMLHTVTTYEKGMEHLVSYTYDLVVLDIMGVRGFDLLKIATTSGFPVVMLTAHALSPDTMKQSIELGARAYLPKNKLGSLIPFLEDVLKLNYQSVWRKALDEVITVFDKRFGSDWRRSEQEFWDEFEKKLSVDEGAIIK
- a CDS encoding lipid kinase, which encodes MKRSVIVGLVLVTLMCCSTGMVAAAPTFRVAWSHYTGWEPWQLASDKGILKKWADKYDIKIELVLINDYMESINLYTAGKFDACAMTNMDVLTIPAVGGVNSTALIIGDFSNGNDGIVMKNGSTVGDLKGREVKLVELSVSHYLLARALSMNNMNEREMKLVNTSDSDIAAVFASDPNGAAVTWNPPLMQCRNVKGAKLLFDSSQIPGEIIDLMVVRTDTSDKLKKALVGAWYETMLFMANPGKEGKEAIQSMAKFAGGTEAEFRAQLRTTRMFYEPGQAAQFARSEDLKKTMEYVRSFCFDHGLYGQGAASKDAIGIQFPDGSTMGERKNVKLHFDASYMQMAAEGKL
- a CDS encoding ABC transporter permease, which encodes MKLVLGLIPFAILVGGYFMASHVRLDSNPDDKLTPSASKMVEAVHTMAFTRDTRTGRFLMLTDTLASVRRIVIGLGLASVVGLILGMDSGAFPGISATLMPVIRFLSIVPPLAVLPILFVVFGVGELGKVMLIFLGSVFVITRDVQQETEQIPKEQIVKALTLGASQMQVLYTVLLPQIMPRLLIAVRLSLGAAWLFLIASEAIASTDGLGYRIFLMRRYLAMDVIIPYVLWITFLGFCMDALLRLVVSWKYRWFVASQ
- a CDS encoding ABC transporter ATP-binding protein, giving the protein MPVKPGNGKILVISDLYKSYGDKAILDNVDLCVTAGELCTIVGPSGCGKTTLLRIILGEELSSKGEVLINGEPVGFPGPERGIVYQKYSLFPHLTVLENVMLGKTLSAGFLAGLLRRNGFREEAMYFLEKVKLSEHWAKFPHELSGGMQQRAAIAQSLIMKPHILLMDEPFGALDPGTREQMQLFLLELWEEFEMTVFFVTHDLEEAVFLGTRIIVLSQYYRDGRHVAPNHRGARIVSDYPLARRATSTVVKETAEFGRLIQQIRREGFDPQYCQHVSEFNLRHPDSFQTLSEEEMERN